AAATGGACTGATAAGGAAATGTTTATCTTAATGTAATTATTGGCCATTTATTCCAGCCCTTCCTTAAAAGAAACAATAGAACTCCAAAACAAAGCAGACATGGAAAGAAagcaaaatttaaaaaaaaaaaacaggtacacaaataaacacacacacagacagacacattatGAACCAACTGATTAAGCAGGGGGTTAAATAGATAGATTAAACAATGATGGAAATTATTATAGCCCCAATAGAAGGTAATGTATGTGGGTGATAATTAAGCAGATGGACTGTTGGTGCttgacaaaagacaaaatatcataattaaatggtaaatagCTGTATATAGcgttttctagtcttgatgaccacaaAAAGCACTTCACAGTAgtgtttgccattcacccattcatacagggCATCTATGTGCAGAAAtgtctctcaaacacacattacTTAGAAACCAAGTACACTTCACTGCCCGCATTATGGGAGACTGGGATCACCCTGCCGACCTGCTAGTTGTTAGTGGACCACCCTCTCTACcgcctgagccacagccacctgTAATTGGCGCAGGATATCAATCTTTGAGCCTTGGTCTGACTGAGTGGACACAATCTAAATCAGTCTCAATCTTTAAATTCAGTGTTAACTGTGTTGCATATTTAAAACAGATAATctcaattaaaaaacagataCACCCTTTAACTCTGGTCTAGCTTTGGCTGTGTGGGCTaacagctccccctgctggtaCACAACACTCTATACAACTTCACAGTCCTCAGGGTCAGAGCACCAAAATTATACAAAAGAACATTTTGCCTTTACGCAAGTTCTTTTGGGATTGGATCTAAACTTAAGATGTggcattttaaaacacaattcacTAATgacaattaaaacatttcaagctgcacacactcacccttttgttggaaacattttcaatatgGTTTAATgaacatttaagaaaaatacaaatatacttcacaattatataatattctgaCATGTTTATCTGCTCATCGATCCATCTACTTGCCATCATCAATGTAAATTCAAACATGCGCAGTTAACCAgaacattacattttcaatCACTTCCAGTTCGTTTTTTCATGCAGTCTAAATAACACTATGTACAACCACCAACCACATACCGAATgacatttaatataaactgaTTATTAGTCTGGCCTTATTGGACAGCTCATAGGGCCGGTGAGAAACTGTTAATGCAAAGCTATACAATAGAGTTAGGGTCAATCTAAATTTACTTATGGCATCCGTGAAGGTAAAATTACtgtacattacatttaatgaaaTTCATGAACTTTAAAAACCCTTACCACCCCACCGATTTTTATTCACAagaaaaataatgtgtgtgaatacacacattcataaagaaaagttatgtggagttttgaaatgtttgtacCCTTGTCTTGCCTATCCTTGAGATAGCCACTTGTGTTGTTGAATGCTACTAGTTTGAGCTAATACAACATGTCCATCACCTGTCGCTCTGCTGCAGGAATCAAAGGCTCTTTAGATGGAGTCTCCTCATAGCTTCTCACTGGCAAGAAAAAAGTCCATTCACACGGAGAAAGAAGACGACTTATTCAGGGATACAATTCAAATATAGTCTTCAAAACTTGGAAGCTCAGAATTTTGAAAAAGGATAATCATGATAGACAAAAGGCCCAATGATCAAGTTCATGATTTTTGAAGTGTTATATGTAAAagatgcatgtgtatgtgtgcacaaaTCAACTCAGCAAAGCATGTCTGTGATCAGTAGAAGTATGAGTGGTCAGATACAGATTAAATGCAGAAGTCTGGTGTGACAGACCCACGGTATGTTTGTAAAAGAGGTTTCAGTTACCTGTCAAGATGAGAGAGGACCTCACAAAGCTGGGTAAGCAGGGCACGGTGCTTGTGTGGGTTGCCTTCCAGCGCACCGCTGAGACAACTCAGGTACGAGTCCAGGTTCCCAAGAGAGGCTGTCTCACCTGTACCTGTCCaggaaaaaaatatctttaCACATTATTgaatattagatttttttaatggaaaatatgtaatttatgcACTAATACAGCAGTTCCAGGGACAGTAAGGTTTTTTAATATAACCAGATATTTAAATTGAGGAGCAGACCAGTCACCTAACATTACAGGTGTTTTCATAATGACACATTCAATTCAATGAACCTGGCATGAGAACATAAGCTCTATATTACTCTCTGGTTGTATTCCCTAAATACAGCCTCCTGACTCCTTACCTGGCAGTGGGACTGATGAGAGACTGTTAACCAGCGTGTGTTTAATGGCCAGTAAGTGTTGCTGAAGAGCCTGGGTGCGCTTCTCATCCAGCCCCAGTTCAGCCTCCAGGCGCTCTTTGGCGTTGTACATGTCCTTGATGTGCCGCTGCAACACTGCATTCTGCTCCTCAAACTCAATGTTGGCCTTACGAAGCCGCCGCAACTCAGCCTCTCGAGCTGAAACGGAAAagagtgaaacaaaaaaatgatttgatgaGATTGTTTGTTGGTCGacttaaaactgaaaaagcattACATCGATGTGATCACCTCTCTTAGCATGATGTCCAGGCGCCACCTCTGTTAATGTCCTATTAGTATATTAGGTAATGGCATACTTCTGTCCTAGCATAAGTACCTAGCCATGTTGAAAACAAGCCTTGTGCTTTATTTCCATTTTCCGTTTTTTCCTTACCTTTGTTCTGATCAAGGAACTCCTCTGTGAAGATAGGGATGTCAAATCTGCTCGGGAGATCAGAAGCCTTGAGGACAAAATGCACAACTTAGCTTTGTGCAATTTACTCTATAGAAATACTGAAGAATATGTAGTGACAAATTGGTGTACCTTTGGTAAAGATGACCCTGCACTAGTACTGATGATGACAGATGGAGAGtcttctgaaagagaaaaagttaTGTCCATAATACAGCTCAGATTGAACAGAGAGGTTGAATAATAATTGTGTCAGTTTCCCTGATGACGATGGTTATTTTTTAAGGTAGTaagtaataaaaacacacatgcactataGCAATCAACATGACAAACATTAGTTGAGTAGAAGTCAGTGTTCACCTTTCTTGATCCTTTTGTCTTGTATCTTAGCAGCGGTGATCTGATAGGCCTCAGTCTGCTGATATTCCTTCAATTCCTGTGCATATTGCATCTTCTCCCGCTCCGCCTCGTCCAGATAGCGCTGCCGGTACACAAATAATGTTCAGGCAAAAAAACCTAACTTGCTTAATGACACATTCTGGAATTTGTttagaatatttttttaaaccttgagTACTGAAAATCTTTGAAATGCtaaaatacagatgtttaaGAACAACAACTTCTATTATATTCCTGACTTGATGTCCATGAGTCATCATGGATTTCAACCAGGCCAGTAAGAAAGTACCTGGTGCCCTGAAAAATATACTGCGTCATTACATTGAAATGTACCTGTTTGTCATTTGGCACTAAACGTGTCCACTCTGCTCCGAGTCTTTTGGTGATTTCGGGAAAAGGCAAGTCAGGGTATCGGGCCCTCATTAGTTCCCGCCGCTCGTTCAGGAAGCGCACATATCCCGTTACAGGCGCCTTAGGCCCATTTGGTagcaccttttttcttttcttacccTTTGGCCAGCCTCTCTTCTTGGgctacagagagagaaagaatgaaacTCTGGTGAGTGGAGAggcttttcatttgtttgatttgtgaatgcgatgtttaaacatgttaaaaaaacgaTTCAAATTTCACGTTTCGTACAACTAACATCccataatgaaaacatattcaATGCTCTATAGAACGAAAACATTTCTTAACTTAAATAATTACAATTAATAACTTAGATGTTCCAGCTGTACCGCTGACACTGATCAGTGTAGTTCGGGGTTCCTGCAGGTTACAGGACTTTTTTAGAAAGTAATGAAGGAAATGTAAGATATATGTCAAGTATGACAGAAACCACATTCCAGGCCATTTAAGAGGTTATAGGTTTAGTACCGCTGTTCAATTGTGTACCATTATactgataatacatttttactgttAGCTCCccataatatattataaaaagaCCCACAAACATGTatactatttatatattttccagTGAAGTCCACGAGATGGGGGCAGTAAGTGGCTTAAAGGAAAACCAGGCAGAAAGGCAAGGGGGGAGCTGATATGCAGAATAATTGATATtgtatatacacatttataaaagaGTATTCCAGAACTGCTGCAACAAAAGAGTGACTATGTGTGCATAAAGTTAACAACACATGCCCTCAGTTCTTGACTTTGAAAACCTTACAGCCTCATTCCCGCATACAGGAGGCAAAGTCTAAATGATTTAACGTTGATCGTTGTCACCTCATCCTGGGTCTGTTCGGCTGAATGCGAggctctgagctgctgtgagGCATCACCCTGCTCCTGTTTGATCCCTCCCATGGGCTTCTTCCCGAGAAACCGAATGCGTTCAGGCTGAAACTGGCCTTTATCCGCTGGGCTCGTGTCTTGGTAAAGTGTCTGTGCAAAACAACATAGgagaaaaggatttaaaaacaagaggCGAGAGATTAATTGTGGTATTACTGTCCCCGCAGCTATGCCGCTTGGATTGCTAACCTGACTGTTAGCTGTTCACTGAGGCtaagtgctcacacacacacacacacaaaggtagcacaacacactcactctgcCGAAGGAACAAATATTACGAAGCAAAATACGCAATTTTACTTTAAAGTACAAACTATACACTTGGGACAGTTAGAATTTTTTAACAAGTAGTTGTACTTCTTATCTAAACCTTATATTACTCACCGACAGTGAAGTCCTCGtccaaacaggaagagaagccTGCCTGTTTTCTGATTGGTCGAAACGGACACTCCTGATTGGCTGGATGGCCGTGAACCCCTCCCCCACTCGTCTTACTAGTTCGCTACTTTAGCTTCCTCTGCAAAAATAAGAGCCGTGACTTATGCTCCattgatatatttaaatttacttGTATAATTTAGGGCACGAGCACtaacaggcactgacagacagtgaggccctattgaaattgtaaggattataaTTGCATTTTTTCAGGCAAATAGGATTAGTTGCTCATTCCCATGAGAAACTAAgtacaggaagaagatggaaacattatttcatgtgtgtgtgtgtctgtgtcattctatgctgcatttgatacacatttcagagaaacccattttattttctactttactacagaTATTGGACAGGCTTACTTAAAAGTCACTTTTATGTTTTGGGGATTTTAGagactggatgatttaacaagctttaaaaacctattgttagagaataacccagtagtttccaaCATTGGCTTCTGAcaccttacaagaatcacagtgtgggacacatttaatttaatataattc
The nucleotide sequence above comes from Platichthys flesus chromosome 9, fPlaFle2.1, whole genome shotgun sequence. Encoded proteins:
- the hmg20b gene encoding SWI/SNF-related matrix-associated actin-dependent regulator of chromatin subfamily E member 1-related isoform X2; its protein translation is MGGIKQEQGDASQQLRASHSAEQTQDEPKKRGWPKGKKRKKVLPNGPKAPVTGYVRFLNERRELMRARYPDLPFPEITKRLGAEWTRLVPNDKQRYLDEAEREKMQYAQELKEYQQTEAYQITAAKIQDKRIKKDSPSVIISTSAGSSLPKASDLPSRFDIPIFTEEFLDQNKAREAELRRLRKANIEFEEQNAVLQRHIKDMYNAKERLEAELGLDEKRTQALQQHLLAIKHTLVNSLSSVPLPGTGETASLGNLDSYLSCLSGALEGNPHKHRALLTQLCEVLSHLDSEKL
- the hmg20b gene encoding SWI/SNF-related matrix-associated actin-dependent regulator of chromatin subfamily E member 1-related isoform X1, whose protein sequence is MGGIKQEQGDASQQLRASHSAEQTQDEPKKRGWPKGKKRKKVLPNGPKAPVTGYVRFLNERRELMRARYPDLPFPEITKRLGAEWTRLVPNDKQRYLDEAEREKMQYAQELKEYQQTEAYQITAAKIQDKRIKKEDSPSVIISTSAGSSLPKASDLPSRFDIPIFTEEFLDQNKAREAELRRLRKANIEFEEQNAVLQRHIKDMYNAKERLEAELGLDEKRTQALQQHLLAIKHTLVNSLSSVPLPGTGETASLGNLDSYLSCLSGALEGNPHKHRALLTQLCEVLSHLDSEKL